The genomic stretch CTGCTGATACTAAAAAAACGGCAGACACAAAGAAAACATCGCTAACAGCCATTGACGATATGCTGAAAAGCGCCGACATTACACCTGAATCTTTGGACAGATTAAGTCTTGGATTTAAAAATCTGGAGGCAAGCATCCAGCGCATCGGAACTGCAAGCAACAACATTGCAAATACGGATGAATATGCCAAGAAATTGCAGGAAGCAACCGCTTCGCTTTCAAACATGAACAGCTTTTATAGCAAGCTTACTGAAACCTCATCGGCATTGGCAAGCAGCGCCGACGATGCAAAACGTACGCAGGAACAGATTGCCCAACTGGCGCAAAATTTAGTGAAACTCAATCAGGTATATGCAAATATGCTTTCAGCAATGAATGTGAAACCTAATTAAATTTTCGTGAGATGTGAAACGTCAGTCGTGCATTATACGCACGTTTCACAAGTGGAAAAAGTTATTGACTTTAAAAATAAAAATTAACTATGGCAATACCTCGCGAGCCACGGCAGAAAATGATTAACCTGATGTATTTGGTGCTTACAGCATTGCTGGCGCTGAATGTATCGTCCGAAATACTGAATGCTTTTCGTACTATCAATGATAGCCTTGGAAATGCAACGAATACTATTGAGCAAAAGAATCAAACTTTATTTGAGTCATTTCAGAAATTGATGAATGATGATAAAACGCGCGAACAGGCGGCAATGTGGGAACCAAAGGCTGAAAGAGCAAAACAATATTCGGATGATCTTTATAATTATATAGAAAGCATTAAAGGAAGATTGGAAAAAGAATCTGGCTACCATCCCGAAAAAGGAGATAGTTCTTCTTCGTGGTACGACAATACAGATGTACCTACAAAAATTATGGACGATGGAAAATTGGGCGATACATTGTATCAAAAATTAGCCGAGTATAAAAAGAATCTTTTGGCAATAGACCCGAAAATTGCAGCGCAATTTCAAAATTCTCTGCCGATTGATTTGACTACGCCGAAAGTTGAAAACAGCAGCAACAATACATGGTCCGCCGCTTATTTCAGAATGACGCCAACTATTGCCGCAGTTACCATTTTAAGCAAATTCCAGAATGATGTCAGAAATAGTGAAGCGCAAGTTGTGGAATTTTGCCACAACCAAGTAGGCGCCGTACAGGTTGTATACGACGAATTTGAAGCATTGGCTACATCCAATTCCACTTATTATTTACCCGGACAAGAATTGACTATTTCCGCAGGTGTGGGTGCATTCAGCAAAAATGCCAAACCGACTGTAACAGTTGATGGCGCTAATGTTCCGCTGGATGCCAATGGAATGGCGTTGTATAAATCCGTCGCAGGAAGTCCCGGAACTTATACAAAACGTGTAAATATTTCTTTTTATAAACCGGATGGTAGCCTTGCAACTATTACAAAAGATATTCCTTATACAGTCGGTTCGCCCACAGGCATTACCGTAAGTGCCGATGCTACAAGAGTTTTATACATCGGCTTGGACAATCCTATTTCTATCGGTGGTGGAAATGGCCGTGGGGCAGAAACCTTGCACGCTTCCATTGACCAGGGTTCTATCTCTTCACAAGGACATGGCAAGTTTATTGCAAGAGTATCTACACCGGGCGTTGCACACATTACCGTATCCGACGGAAAAACACAAACCGTGCAGGAAATGCGTGTAAAAACCGTACCTACGCCTACGGCAATGGTTGGCGCCAGCAAAGGCGGACGTATGAGACTGAACGATTTTAAAGCACAAGTAGGCGTACGTGCCGAATTGGAAAATTTCGTATTTGAAGGCGTGAAGTTTACTGTTACAAGTTTCACGATTACGTGTTCCGGCGCAGGCTATCCGGAGTTTACACACAAAGCAGTTTCCGGAAATCTGTTTGCTCCGGTACGGGATATTATAGAACGTGCAAAACCGGGATGTACGATTACTTTAGACGATATCAGGGCATCAGGTCCCGGCGGCAGCCGCACGCTTGCCCCTATTGCATTTAATTTGTTTTAAATAATATTTGTAGGATGATGAACAAATCTTTTTCTTATACAAAATTATCCGCGCTTTTGTTCGTTGGATTAATATCATTCGGTTCACTGAACGCTCAATCCAAAAAGAAAAAATCGCGTCCACCTGTAGATTCTTACGGCGATATTCCCGTACAAAGCAATAGTGCCCCGAAGAAATCAAAAGTTCCGGCAGCAGATACCACAGAATTGCCAACCGACAGTTATGCAAGTGCTGCCGACACAATGGGCATTAATCCGAATTTACCTGTTACTGTCATTAAGGATTCTTCCAATGGCGGATTGTTTTCAGACAATAAAAAGTCTCTAAGACGAGATGGCATTTTAGAAGATGACGCAACTGACAGTACAGCCACGCCTTTACCCTACACGCCGCTATATTCGACAGATGCCGTTTACCGTGTGCGTGTATGGAGAGTAATTGACGGAACAGAAAAAGCAAATCTTCCTTATTTTTTCAATTCATCTATTGACGGCGAAGACAATACCCGTTTAATCAACGTGATTTTTAATGCTATCAAAAATGATAGTGTACAGGCTTTCAGTTCAATTGACGACCGCTTTACCACACCGATAACTTTCCAACAGGCGTTAGATGCTTTCGGAAGCGGTACCGATACTTCTGCCTCTTACGACTTAAACGGAAATATCGTAGGCTATCAGGTAAGGCAAAAAGCCTTAAATCCGGATTCTATTTATAAATTCAGGATAAAAGAGGAATGGGTCTTCAACAAGCGCGACGGTAAAACCTATGTGCGTATTCTTGGTATCGCACCGTTAATTTCCTACACTATGTCTAATGGCGACGTTGCTGATAATAGCGAACACGCAGCATTCTGGATTTATTATCCCGATTTAAGAACAGCCCTTGTGCGTTCATTGATTCCAAATCCATTGAATATAGGCGGTACTATGACTTGGGAAGAGGTATTTGAAAAAAGATTATTTACAAGCCATATTATCAAATCTACTTTGGATACGCAAAATGGTTTTACAAAAGAACCATTAACCGGAGCACAAGGTCAAACAATTCAGCAAGAGCTGAATAATTTAAGCGGTCAAATGTGGAAGCATTCTGCCCAACAATAAGCGAGTTTATTAATTAATATAATATTATGATGAGATATTTAGGGAAAATATTTGTTTACTTTTTCTGTATTTATTGTTTCGCAAGTACAACAACTCATGCTCAAAATGACGTGCCTGCAAGAAGAAGCTATATTGGTATCGCCGGCGGAATAATGAATTATGGCGGCTATATGCAACCTAAATCTTTCACTCTTAGTCAAATAAGCGGAGCGGGCGAAATAATGTACCGGTACGATGTTACTACAAATTTTCACGTACGTGCAACAGGTTTAGTAGGCTGGTTACAAAGAAGCAATCAATATGTAGAGGGTCAAACTCCTGACCGTTCGGGCTATTTTCAAACGGGTATTGCAGAATTGAATATCTTACCTGAATACGATTTTTTAAACATCACTCCTGACAAGCAATTGCGCTATCAATACAAGTGGACTCCTTATATTTATGCGGGTGGCGGCGCGTTCCGTATGTTTCATTATAAAGGTCAAAAGGTAAATGCAGAAAATGTTGTAGTAAATACAGGA from Arachidicoccus sp. BS20 encodes the following:
- the porN gene encoding type IX secretion system ring subunit PorN/GldN, giving the protein MMNKSFSYTKLSALLFVGLISFGSLNAQSKKKKSRPPVDSYGDIPVQSNSAPKKSKVPAADTTELPTDSYASAADTMGINPNLPVTVIKDSSNGGLFSDNKKSLRRDGILEDDATDSTATPLPYTPLYSTDAVYRVRVWRVIDGTEKANLPYFFNSSIDGEDNTRLINVIFNAIKNDSVQAFSSIDDRFTTPITFQQALDAFGSGTDTSASYDLNGNIVGYQVRQKALNPDSIYKFRIKEEWVFNKRDGKTYVRILGIAPLISYTMSNGDVADNSEHAAFWIYYPDLRTALVRSLIPNPLNIGGTMTWEEVFEKRLFTSHIIKSTLDTQNGFTKEPLTGAQGQTIQQELNNLSGQMWKHSAQQ
- the porM gene encoding type IX secretion system motor protein PorM/GldM, with translation MAIPREPRQKMINLMYLVLTALLALNVSSEILNAFRTINDSLGNATNTIEQKNQTLFESFQKLMNDDKTREQAAMWEPKAERAKQYSDDLYNYIESIKGRLEKESGYHPEKGDSSSSWYDNTDVPTKIMDDGKLGDTLYQKLAEYKKNLLAIDPKIAAQFQNSLPIDLTTPKVENSSNNTWSAAYFRMTPTIAAVTILSKFQNDVRNSEAQVVEFCHNQVGAVQVVYDEFEALATSNSTYYLPGQELTISAGVGAFSKNAKPTVTVDGANVPLDANGMALYKSVAGSPGTYTKRVNISFYKPDGSLATITKDIPYTVGSPTGITVSADATRVLYIGLDNPISIGGGNGRGAETLHASIDQGSISSQGHGKFIARVSTPGVAHITVSDGKTQTVQEMRVKTVPTPTAMVGASKGGRMRLNDFKAQVGVRAELENFVFEGVKFTVTSFTITCSGAGYPEFTHKAVSGNLFAPVRDIIERAKPGCTITLDDIRASGPGGSRTLAPIAFNLF
- a CDS encoding GldL-related protein, with product MSVEKVRPIDRILEIFYSFAAVPVLLGALFKLTHTTPFGSPNAWLYVGLGTEAIVFTTFGLLYWLSPPKAVDELGIAVDSADTKKTADTKKTSLTAIDDMLKSADITPESLDRLSLGFKNLEASIQRIGTASNNIANTDEYAKKLQEATASLSNMNSFYSKLTETSSALASSADDAKRTQEQIAQLAQNLVKLNQVYANMLSAMNVKPN